From the Anaerolineales bacterium genome, one window contains:
- a CDS encoding AlkZ family DNA glycosylase — protein MQAAQIRALRLQHQGLSQPAQPTPEAALRHLVAAQAQDYPGALWSLGLRTAGATRATVEAAFNAGRILRTHVLRPTWHFVLPEDMRMLLRLTAGRVHTVNGSMYRQEGLDAETLVRAVDVMQRALEGGQSLTREELAAALEQAGLAAKRFRLAYMVMYAELEMAICSGPRRDKQFTYALFDERVPAEAHPLGREEELTRFAARYFAARGPATVQDFANWSGLTLGEARRGLEDAKDGLAVDLVDGAEHWWSPGEAPAPPARRGWLLPAYDEYISGYKDRSAAMLRGGEAGVFDNAFLHALVADGVILGSWRRVLDEKRVRAHIRPVRPLNAQERQLLDTAAEDYAQFLGIPVEWGFSKED, from the coding sequence ATGCAAGCCGCTCAAATACGCGCTCTGCGCCTGCAGCACCAGGGCCTGAGCCAGCCCGCACAGCCCACGCCCGAAGCCGCCCTGCGCCATCTGGTGGCGGCGCAGGCCCAAGACTACCCCGGCGCGCTGTGGTCGTTGGGCCTGCGCACAGCCGGGGCAACCAGGGCGACGGTGGAAGCCGCCTTCAATGCCGGGCGGATCCTGCGCACACATGTGCTGCGGCCCACCTGGCATTTTGTGCTGCCTGAAGATATGCGCATGCTGCTGCGGCTAACGGCCGGGCGGGTGCACACCGTGAATGGCAGCATGTACCGCCAGGAAGGCCTGGATGCAGAGACCCTGGTGCGGGCGGTGGATGTGATGCAACGAGCCCTGGAAGGCGGACAGTCCCTGACCCGCGAGGAGCTGGCCGCGGCGCTGGAACAAGCCGGCCTGGCGGCCAAGCGCTTTCGCCTGGCCTATATGGTGATGTACGCCGAGTTGGAGATGGCGATCTGCAGCGGGCCGCGGCGGGACAAGCAATTCACCTACGCCCTGTTTGACGAGCGCGTACCCGCCGAAGCCCATCCGCTTGGGCGCGAGGAGGAGCTGACGCGGTTCGCAGCGCGCTATTTTGCGGCGCGCGGGCCAGCGACAGTGCAGGACTTCGCCAACTGGTCGGGCCTGACGCTGGGCGAAGCCCGCCGCGGCCTGGAAGACGCCAAGGACGGCCTGGCTGTAGACCTGGTGGATGGTGCGGAGCACTGGTGGTCGCCGGGAGAAGCCCCAGCCCCACCTGCCCGGCGGGGCTGGCTGTTGCCGGCCTACGATGAGTACATCAGCGGGTACAAGGACCGCTCGGCGGCCATGCTGCGCGGCGGCGAGGCCGGCGTGTTCGACAATGCCTTCTTGCATGCGCTGGTGGCCGACGGCGTGATCCTGGGCAGCTGGCGGCGGGTGCTGGATGAGAAGCGGGTCCGCGCCCACATCCGGCCCGTGCGGCCCCTGAACGCGCAAGAGCGCCAGCTGCTGGACACCGCCGCCGAAGACTATGCCCAATTTCTGGGGATCCCCGTTGAATGGGGATTTTCGAAGGAGGATTAG
- a CDS encoding SIMPL domain-containing protein (The SIMPL domain is named for its presence in mouse protein SIMPL (signalling molecule that associates with mouse pelle-like kinase). Bacterial member BP26, from Brucella, was shown to assemble into a channel-like structure, while YggE from E. coli has been associated with resistance to oxidative stress.), producing the protein MVKKNVLFVLLAAMLLAACAPTSPAPIVVPGAGAATTGVTVGGRGEVRLEPNVAYITIGVRSFGSNVSEVVAANANQVSAVMAALADAGVAQADMQTSNFNVYASDSYDPSTGLPSGTNYTVENTVNVTARDLANLGQLLDSAVSAGANSIWGVSFDVDDKSAPQAEARDLAIADAIAEAQAVAAAAGVTLGDIVSITYADTSGMYYPLYGMGGGGGALTDQATSIVPGRITVSADVTVTFAIR; encoded by the coding sequence ATGGTTAAAAAGAATGTCTTGTTTGTTTTGTTGGCGGCCATGCTCTTGGCGGCTTGCGCTCCCACGTCGCCGGCTCCCATCGTGGTGCCTGGCGCAGGCGCGGCCACCACGGGTGTCACCGTCGGCGGCCGTGGCGAAGTTCGCCTGGAGCCCAACGTAGCCTACATCACTATTGGCGTGCGCAGCTTCGGCAGCAACGTCTCTGAGGTAGTGGCGGCCAACGCCAACCAGGTCTCTGCCGTCATGGCTGCTCTGGCTGATGCCGGGGTTGCTCAGGCCGATATGCAGACCTCCAACTTCAATGTCTACGCCTCGGACAGCTACGATCCGTCCACCGGGTTGCCTTCCGGCACCAACTACACCGTGGAGAACACGGTCAATGTGACCGCCCGTGACCTGGCCAACCTGGGCCAGCTGCTGGACAGCGCCGTCTCCGCCGGAGCCAACTCCATCTGGGGTGTCAGCTTCGATGTGGATGACAAGAGCGCGCCGCAGGCCGAAGCGCGTGACCTGGCCATCGCTGATGCGATCGCCGAAGCGCAGGCTGTGGCTGCCGCCGCCGGCGTCACCCTGGGCGACATCGTCAGCATCACCTACGCCGACACCAGCGGTATGTACTACCCGCTGTACGGCATGGGCGGCGGCGGTGGAGCCCTCACCGACCAGGCCACCAGCATCGTCCCCGGACGCATCACCGTGTCCGCTGACGTGACCGTGACCTTCGCCATCCGCTAA